CGAGAGCGAGACGACCGCGACCGTGACCGCGTCCGCATCAAGAGTTCACGTACACCCGAACGCACCAGACCGCGCCACACCCGCTCCCCCACGCGCTCGCCCGACCGGTACCGCTCCCGCACTCGCTCCATCTCCCGTTCTCGGTCTCCAGACGACAGGTCCCACCGGCGGCGCCAGCACCACCACCGCAGCCCCTCGCCAGAGCCACGCAAGCGCCAGCGGCGTGAGTCGACTGTAGAGGACGAGAGGGAGCGGCAGAAGGCGGCGGTTTCGAACTCCGTTGAGGGCATCTCGAAGGAGCATAAAACTCAGCAGAAGCCGAGTagcgatggtggtggtggtgagggTATGGACGAGGACGAGATTGAGATGATGAAGAAATTGGGGATTCCGATTGGGTTCGACTCGACAAAAGGGAAGCCAGTGGCGGGGGCAGATGTGAGTGGCGTTAGGGCGGTCACTAAGCGGCAGCCGAGACAGTATATGAATCGCCGCGGTGGATTTAATCGGCCGTTGCCTGCCGAGCGCAATCGCTAGATTACTGGTTAGGGTTTATAATCCCCTTATTTGCTgattgaattagggttttggaatGTTCTTACTACTGCTCCTTCAAGTTTACATTATAAGTTGGGTATTGTTGAGTGGTATAATGTTAGTTTATGATTTCTTTTATTCGTGTTCTGGTAATTAGAATTGGATTAATTTGAATTCTGAGCTTACTAATTTCATGTTTTGTGCTGCAATTGACTTAAATTCATCAACCTATCTATGTTTTTGTGTATTCATCCTTTTGTCAGCTATAATCTAGAGATATTAATGTGGGAATCAATTCGTAATTTATGGGTTATAGCCTTCTAGGGTAAGGTTATTCATGTTTTTAGTTTCGAGGGGGACGGTTCGTTTTACTTGCGAAGTGGGATGGAGGgtttattttgttgaaaaacCCACACACTAGACCTTGTTCTTTAATGTAACCAACGGCAAAAGACTAAACTAGCAAATATTAGAAAACTTAGAAATACACAAGAATTATACTGGTTAGGCAGAACTTTTGCCTacgtccagttgtgatttctcctttgattaataatagagatTACAGAACTTTTGTAAACCCCAGAACTAATCTCAAAACTCTTGGCTGTCTGgctgttttctttctctcttaaaaaaaacagtcttgccgcaccctatttatagacaTAGGGTTGGCTTACATGTCCCAAGGCTGATTGAATTCCTATTTTTAAGTGGACTAGGAAATTACactatccaaatccaaatagacTTCTAAAAATCCAAAtctaaattgaataaggaaactgAAATTCTTTCCTAATCCCTCTAGCACGAGAATCGGTTTACCTCTAGGTTTTCTAAAACAATCCTAAACCAACTAGGACATATTTGACGAGCCAAAAAcctaacaatctccaccttggtgaGTCAAACCAAGTCTTGATCGTTGCACCCCAGAGTATCTTTGAACCTTCTTGAAGCAGCTCCGGAAATCTTCAAGAGTCTTCACCTTGGCAATCTTCTTCTTGCCTCATTGCACCTCAAGTGAGGAGGTGCTCCACTTTAATCAATCAACGAGATTGATCAAGTTCAAGCAATGCTTGAACTTCTTGGCTGACACTATCTTTTTAAGGAAATTTGCAGCATTGTCATCCGTATGAAccttttcaatccaaattaccttttcaatccaaatttCCTTAGACTCCACCCAATCTCTGATTCTGTGATACCTTGCTTCAATGTGCTTTGATCTTCCAGAAAAAACCTGATTCTTTGCCAAGTGAATGGCACTTTGACTATCACACTTCagcttcacacaatcttgaGTGATTCCCATTTGACTTACCAAGCCACTAAGCCAAATCACTTTTTTTCGAGCTTCGGCCAATGCAATATACTCTGCCTCTGTGGTCGACAAAGCTGTAATTGATTGCAGTAGTGCCCTCCAACTGATTGGTCCTCCTGCACATGTAAACACATAACCAGAAGTTGATATTCTCGTCCAAGTCCCCTGCATAATCAGCATCCACATATCCTAACACCCTTGCACTTTCCTTTTGCCTCTCAAACATAATCTTTTGTCGCCAAGAACCTTTCAAATAACGCAAAATCACTTTACTGCATCCCAATGTTGCTTTCCTGGATTTGCCATGTATCTGGAAATGACACTAATTGCTTGAGCTATGTCGGGACGTgtgcataccattgcatacatgaaGCAGCCCACTGCATTAGCATAAGGCACATTCTTCATTACTTGTTGCTCTTCCTTGGACGTAGAACACTGTTGCCCACTTAACCTGAAGTGAGCCGCCAAAGGAGTCGAAACTACCTTTGCTTCTTGCATGTTGAACTTCTTAAGAACCTTCTGAATATACTTGGCTTGTGATATCCAAATCCTTCCAGCTGTCCTATCTCTCTGAATTTCCATGCCAAGAATCTTCTGTGCAGCACCTAGATCCTTCATGTCAAACTCCTCGCTCAACATtttcttccaagtcttgaattCTAGACTTGTCTTGACAAGCAATTagcatgtcatccacatatagcaATAGCAATATGATCATCCCATCTTGGAACACATGATAATACACGCAACAGTCATATAAACATCTtctaaaattgattttcagCATAAATGAATCAAACTTCTTGTACCACTGTCTTAGAAACTGTTTCAGGCCATACAGGGAGTTCCTTAGCTGACATACTAGGTTCTCTTTCCCATATTCAACAAACCCTTCTGGTTGAGCCATGAAAATTGTCTCCTCTAGATCTCCATGAAGAAACGTGGTCTTCACATCCATATGCTCAATCTCCATGTAATGCTGAGCTGCCATAGCTAAGAGTAATCTGATAGAAGTATGCTTGACTACAGGTGAAAAGATCTCATCATAATCCATCccttccttttgtgagtacccCTTAGCCACGAGccttgctttgaatctcacgGCATCTTGTTTATGTAGTCATTTTTCCTAAATACCCACTTGCATCCAACTAGCTTTCTGTCTTTCGGCTTAGGAACCAACTCCCAAACAAAATTCTTGTAAAGAGACTCCATTTCTTTTGTCATAGCACTTATCCAACTATCTCGCTCATCACTAGCTATAGCTTCTCGATAAGTAGTCGGATCTCCTTGACTAATGTTAAGAGCATAATTAACTTCGTCTTGGTCAAACCCAAATCTATCAGGTTTCTTCTTGTTCCGCTTAGGTTTGTCTAGTGCTATGCATCTCTGGAATGCAGGTGGATTGTTGGTTGGAGTTCGAACCCTTTGGGATGTCTGGCGGATTGGAGTGCCTTCAATCTGCCTTGTTTCTTGCTCCACCTGATTCCTAACTGGTGAACGATGCTGAtggtcttcttcctcaaaaccATCAGATTCGGCCTCTTGCTCGATTTGCTCCACCTGAGCTTCTTTTTCATCTGAACTGATTAATGGAATCTTTATTGCTTCAATTTCAACATCGTCCGTCTTCTCCCTACTTCTCTCGACTTTATTAAGACGCATGGTTGTCTCATCAAAGACATCTCGACTGACAACCTTTTTCCTGTTGTTGAAATCCCAAAGCTTGAAACCCTTAACTCCTTTCTCAAAACCTAAGAATATGCAATGTGTAGACTTTGGTTTGAGCTTGGACCTTTCATCACTTGGAATATGTGCATAAGTACTACAGCCGAACATCGTAAGCTTGGAATAGTCCACCGGCTTCTCAGACCATACCTCTTCTGCACTCTTAAACCGAGAACTGTAGATGGTGACCTGTTAATCAAATAACTTGCATGATTAACAACCTCTGCCCAAAAACTATCAGGCAATCCTACATGAAATCGCATGCTCCTTTCTCTCTCCATGAGAGTTCAGTTCATCCTCTCAACAGCTCCATTTTGTTAGGGATTGTTCTTTACTGTGAAGTGCCTTATGATGCCTTCCTGCTTGCAATAATCGGTAAACTCATTACTTGTATATTCACCTCCATTATCACTTTTGAGGTACTTGAGCTTTCTTCCAATTTGATTCTCGACTTCTGTTTTCCATTCCTTGAACCTTGCAAAAACCTTGGATTTCTGCTTCATGAAATAAACCCAAACCTTCGtagaaaaatcatccatgaaagtAACAAAATACCTGGCTCCACCATTTGATTTAGTTGGTGCAGGGCCCATACATCTGAGTGAATATAGCTAAGTTGCTCCTTGCTTCGGTTATCTGCACTGTTACTTGCGAATGATACCTTTCTTTGCTTCTCGAGAACACAGTATTCACAAAAGTCCAGTTTGCAAGATGACACGTCTTCCAACAGGCCTTGCTTGTGTAATTCTTGCAACCTTTTCTGGCTTATGTGCCCGAGCCTATGATGCTAGAGTTAAGTCTTGTCTTCTACACTCTAATTTACAGAAACAGCTGCTCCCCCGACTATAGTGGTCCCAATTAACTTATACAACTTATTGGGTTGTAGGTCACCTCGCATTACCACTAGCGATCCTTTGGTTACCCTGAGTCTTCCTTTTTTAGACTTGTACTCATAACCGGCCTTATCTAAAGTACCcaaggaaatcaaattctttcttAGTCTAGGGACATACATGATGTTCCCCAAAGCTCGTATCATCCCATCGAACATTTTGATTCGAACAGTGTCGATTCCTCTTACAGGACATGAAGAATCGTCCCCCATTAAGACTTCCCCGCTGCTGACTTCTTTGTAAGTATCAAACCATTCCCTTACAGCACACATATGAAAAGTGCATCCAGTATCCAAAATCCAATTGGTGAAAGCCTTGGAGCCTGATGTTACTGAAAGAAGCTCCCCGTCACTTTTATGCTCGGTGACTGCACTAGCTGAACCTGAGCTTCTGTCCATCTTGGCTTTCTTCTCTTTCCAAATCTTGCAGTTCTTCTTCCAATGATCGACTGAACCACATTTGAAGCAACCttcctgttttttctttttcttcttggattTTGACCTACCTCTATTGCCGATTTTCTCTTCCTTAGTCTTTTCCCGCCCCCTCTCCTTGCCTTTTGGCATAAAGGCCTTCAGGGACTCTTTTCCAAACATTAGAGTTGTTCGAAAGTGCTTGAAAGACGAAGGTAGAGACCTCAGCAAGATGATAGCCATATCATCATCTTTGTAAGTTTCTTCGACCTTCTGAAGATTAGCTATGCAATTCTGGAACTTACATACAAGATCTTCAATATCACCTCCTTCTTCTAGTCGAAGCCCGAATAGTTCATCCTTTAGAAAAAGTTTATTGGACACGGTTTTGCCCATATAAACATTCTCCAACTTTTCCCATGCTTCCTGGGCAATCCTCTTTTCGGTGATGTGTGATCGAACTGATCTTGTGAGATGGATCTCAATGGAACTCTTGACCTTCTTGAGAACCATAGTCCATGCTGCCTCTGTCGTGTTTTCTAGCTTCTCACCATCGAGTGCATCATCCAAGTCTTGTTGTATCAGTACGTTTTTCATCATCCTTTGCCAGTCCGTGAAGTCATCCTTGCCATCAAAAGGCTTTAACGCAGGTCCTTGATCCGCATTCATCTTCCTTTTTAACATCGTAGAACACCTTGATCCTGGCtcttgataccaattgttgaaaAACCCGCACACTAGACCTTGTTCTTTACTGTAACCAACGACAATAGACTAAACTAGCAAATATTAGAAAACTTAGAAACACACAAgaattatactggttcggcagaACTTTTGCCTacgtccagttgtgatttctctatcctttgattaataatagagatTACAAAACGTTTGCAAACCCTAGAACTAATCTCAAAACTTTTGGTTGTCTgactgttttctttctttttaaaaaaagtcttgccgcaccctatttatagacaTAGGGTTGGCTTACACGTCCCAAGGCTAATTGAATTCCTACTTCTAAGTGGACTAGGAAATTACactatccaaatccaaatagacttctagaaatccaaacctaaattgaataaggaaactgAAATTCTTTCCTAATCCTTCTAGGACAAGAATCGGTATACCTCTAGGTTTCCTAAAACAATCCTAAACCAATTAGGACATATTTGACGAGCCAAAAACCAACATATTTATGGGCTAAACTCGTGCCCATTTGTTAACTTGTGTGGTACAACTCTCTAGTATCCGTTTGCTAGTTTTGAAGATATAGGGCTTATATTTGAATGTATGTCAAGTAGAGATAAGAACTAGGCCTTAACATTTAGGCCTTAATACTAAAAACATCCCCAATGCAGCATCATTTGGCATTGCTAAATTTGCTCAATACTGACAGATGTATTCGAGAGTCAAGATGATTCCTTCTGGTCTGTTAGTTTGAATGGAAATTCACTTATGGAAGTCATCTCCAAGTTATCTAGAtatgtttctcttcttttcttccaaAATTAAGTTAGTTTAACTGTGAATCATGTTAACAGTCACTATCAGGAACGGGATCATTACACATAAAAGTACAGTTTGAAATGGCTGAATGTTCACGTCTTTTCTGCTACCTTGTGTGACTCGATTTTTGGCTTGGCTATTTTTTATCATAAATTTTGCTTCCTGGGATATATCATATATGGTTTGTCCTTCTCCTTCCCTAACTGAACCTGATTTTTAAATACGTTAATTTTTCTTTGGTAGAGCTTTTCTTGCTTTTGGGGTAAGGCCGGGATGCTTGGATACGAGATGTTATTGTGAATAAAATTTATTGACAATGAATAcatcaaacatgtttttaaGGTAAGAATCAATAAATAGTTTGATGCATATATCCAGCAAAGGCTTTCAGGGCATTCCTGAAAGTGTTGTATTGAAGCAATGAAAACTAGAAAGATGTGAGAAAGATGTGCGTACTGTGTATTTAGCAAATTCTCTATTAGATTGAGCTGTGAATCAATGTTTTCATATGAGCATAGAATTTGTCTTTGTTACGGGGTGACTTCAAAAGCTGTGATAGGTGTGTTCTGTTGATTCTTTTGTAtgagtttatttgtttttgccGTAATGTTTGTTAACCGTATGGAGGCTGAAGACAAAAGATAAAATGGGTTTGGAAGTTGGGATACTACAAATGGAAGTTTTGTTTTATAAGTGGTCCTTGGTTTTTTTATCAgctatttttcaattaaaatgtcCGGGAAAATTTGAGTTATGTTCTTAGACCAAgttcacccctaaaaaaatgcgctagcATCTAGCCCATTTAATCTACTCAGTGAATAGTGAGACCCCAATAGGCCAAATTCATCTTCATTCCTAAAAAATGTGCAGGCACAAAGTCTAAAAAATGTGTTGGCACTAACGGTCTTCAACcctaaaaaatgcgctggcatctagtccatttaaaatattattaaattttttataaaataataaataaataaataaataattttaattttggttaagaTTTTTAGCCAATCTCGTCACGCTATGTGTCattatcataataaaattacgtaaactcatcaaataaacttaaaaaaacacactaaataaaattACGTAAACtcataaataaacttaaaaaaaaacacactaaataaacTAAGAACTTTATTGTTCCACCACAAGCTCCTTTtaatttccttttaattatCTTGACCTTGTTGCAATCCCCAttggtgctcaatcaagtcactTTGACAAGTACAgtgccagtatggctcttgcaATGAAATGTACCATTCAGCGATCAATTGATTGCAACGTCCATCCCGTTCCAATGGCTCGTGTTGCATGGGATCTTCGGTGCCGTCATGAGCACAAGAGATACGTGTTTTTTAGTTGTTCATTGTGTCTTGCTCGTATTCGTCAAcgacatcataatcatactcatcttccacaatcatgttgtggagaatgatacacgtcatcatgatggatcgaagtgcCTCGACATCAAATATTCTGGCCGCTGACTTgacaatcgcccaacgagcttgcaggataccaaaacaacgttccacatccttcctacacccctcttgacattttgcaaagtgtttctttttcactttgtgGATGTGGGACTTTTTTGACAAACGTTGTCCACCTTGGTAAATGTCGCCTGCAAGGTAGTACAGCATTTCGTATGTATGGCCATTGATTGAATATGTGACTTTGGGTGCTTTTCCTTGTAGCACTTCGTCGAAGACTGGAGATTGAGCAAGGACATgtaggtcattttgagctcctaGAACACCAAAAAATGCATGTtaccatgtatcaaatgaagccaccgtttccaaaatgatacttttggcTCATTTTCTGTTGCCATACGCTCATTGCCACgcacttggacaatttttccaggtccagtgcatgcagtcgatgcttccaatcatgccagggaagcctcgcatcttACCCTTCCTCAGTAACCTTCGCAGATCCCTTGGCGTCAGTTTCCAAAGGTACTCCTTCGTATAGAGGGCTTTGATTGTGGAGCAAAACCGCATCAGAGACATTAGAACAGTTGATTTTCCCATCCTccttatctcatccacttgatctgtagatgctccatatgcaagcatccacCAGGCAACATTAACTTTTTGCTCgagaagaagacctagaacatgaaaagcatcattttttgcacaaagtattgatcatggttgcaaatagcactcatgattttgtcgaacaaacttcgttgcattctaaaatgacgtctaaaaacatgatcagGGAATACACAGTTGggataaaataatcttccaagagaTTTGTACTTCGTTTTTCCCTCTTTCTATAGAAGTTTGCAGCAAGTATGGGTTTGGATATCTGACCCACATCTTCCATGACAtggcgggaatgtgaggccctctgccttctatggtcatcatcctcatcatccTCCATTGCGAAAGCCTCATCTCACCAATTCTTCGTGTTGTGCTAACAATCTTTTATGTTGCTCCTCAAACTGTTTATACActctccttgaagaagacattgtaagaactcaagatttgaaaatgatgaaaatggaTGTAGGGAtatagggtttatatggacaaaaaaagaaaggatgaggttcttggtattttttttcacacaaaaagtatatgaaagctttggtagaaagtgtTGAAAATGTTGAAATATGGTGAAAGGTGGAGGATGAGGCttatgtatttataggaagaattttttttttaattttttatgtattttttaacaatttttaataaattatgtatttataggaagaattttttttttaaaattttctgtatcttttaacaatttttaataaattttaatttaggtaattaatATGGACAGTTAgatttgaaaaataattaaatccaACAGCCTATACATTGACATGTGGTCAACGGTCATAATTCTGACCGttgtgcctttttttttttttttaacttttgggGAAAAAACGTGGACCAATGATCTATGGATCGGACGGTCCAGATCAAGCCACGTAACTAGCCGTTGGAtgtcaaattcaaaatttttttactgttggaaatccaacggtccagaaaACTAGTCGTTGGAAATGCAACGGCCCAAGACGGGCCACGTGGCCTCCCATCAGTTCGGTTTAGTACGCGTGGGCAAGCGGGCCAGCCTCTGATTTCTTGTCGGCGCTTGGCGCaaaaaatttttttaaatggccTTTGATATCACGCTGGCGTTAGCATGATGTCAGATGGGCCTGTCGATTTTGGGCTGGTCTGGAGACTAGCTTGGGTTGGGTGCCGTCCTATCCATATGGGCTGGAGGGTATTGACTGGTGCCGGGCCAAAAATGGTGCTGGGTGCCGGCCTAAAAGTCCCCGGTGGACTTGCCCTTTTTACTCTAAGTTTGAGGCATAACTATTTAGATTTACAGACTCCAGGGATGATTTTAGTATTATCATGtgcaatttttctttgttttagtttGGATATTTCTAATGATCAGTTTGTTTAAAATGCAGATGATGGTCTTCCAGCATGAGCTGAATCATGTAAGGTTTTC
The nucleotide sequence above comes from Malus sylvestris chromosome 16, drMalSylv7.2, whole genome shotgun sequence. Encoded proteins:
- the LOC126608284 gene encoding uncharacterized protein LOC126608284, producing the protein MGDRERDRDRDRDRIRDRDRDRERRRERDDRDRDRVRIKSSRTPERTRPRHTRSPTRSPDRYRSRTRSISRSRSPDDRSHRRRQHHHRSPSPEPRKRQRRESTVEDERERQKAAVSNSVEGISKEHKTQQKPSSDGGGGEGMDEDEIEMMKKLGIPIGFDSTKGKPVAGADVSGVRAVTKRQPRQYMNRRGGFNRPLPAERNR